In Halopseudomonas nanhaiensis, a single window of DNA contains:
- the moaD gene encoding molybdopterin converting factor subunit 1, whose amino-acid sequence MIMLQYFARYRETLGTGQEQLPWSDSLSTVREVRDQLAARGDAWAVLNESRLMCARNQEMCALDEPVRDGDEIAFFPPVTGG is encoded by the coding sequence ATGATCATGCTTCAGTACTTTGCCCGCTACCGCGAAACCCTCGGCACCGGCCAGGAACAGCTCCCCTGGAGTGATTCATTGAGTACCGTGAGGGAGGTACGTGATCAGCTCGCCGCGCGGGGCGATGCCTGGGCCGTTCTGAACGAATCACGGCTGATGTGCGCGCGGAATCAGGAAATGTGTGCGCTGGACGAGCCGGTGCGGGACGGCGACGAAATCGCCTTTTTTCCGCCAGTCACGGGAGGCTGA
- the moaE gene encoding molybdopterin synthase catalytic subunit MoaE, whose protein sequence is MTIRVQTEAFDAGQMLNALHAEHLGVGAVVGFVGYVRDFNDGQDVAGMLLEHYPGMTEKSLQTIVDEARERWPLISADVLHRVGKLEPGEPIVFVGVCSAHRQAAFEACHFIIDYLKTRAPFWKQEETPDGPRWVDARDADSSAAERWR, encoded by the coding sequence ATGACCATTCGCGTCCAGACTGAAGCGTTCGATGCGGGGCAGATGCTCAACGCACTGCATGCCGAACACCTTGGTGTGGGCGCGGTGGTTGGCTTCGTCGGCTACGTGCGGGACTTCAATGACGGCCAGGACGTCGCCGGCATGTTGCTCGAGCACTATCCGGGCATGACCGAAAAGTCCCTGCAGACGATTGTCGATGAAGCCAGGGAGCGCTGGCCGCTGATCAGTGCGGATGTGCTGCATCGGGTCGGCAAACTCGAGCCCGGCGAGCCGATCGTTTTCGTTGGTGTCTGTTCAGCGCATCGGCAAGCCGCCTTCGAGGCGTGTCACTTCATCATCGATTACTTGAAAACGCGCGCGCCATTCTGGAAGCAGGAAGAGACCCCGGACGGACCGCGCTGGGTCGATGCCCGCGACGCCGATTCCAGCGCCGCCGAGCGGTGGCGCTAG
- the moaC gene encoding cyclic pyranopterin monophosphate synthase MoaC: protein MLTHLDAQGQANMVDVTDKAVSSREAVAESLVRMRPETLDLIQSGGHPKGDVFAVARIAGIQAAKRTWELIPLCHPLMLTSVKVELTAEHPDAVRIRARCKLAGQTGVEMEALTAASVAALTLYDMCKAVDKGMVIEATRLLEKTGGKSGHYRVEDQP from the coding sequence ATGCTTACTCATCTCGATGCCCAGGGGCAGGCGAATATGGTCGATGTGACCGACAAGGCCGTGTCATCGCGCGAAGCGGTGGCGGAAAGCCTGGTGCGCATGCGGCCGGAAACACTCGACCTGATCCAAAGCGGCGGCCATCCCAAGGGCGATGTTTTCGCCGTGGCGCGCATTGCTGGCATCCAGGCGGCCAAGCGCACCTGGGAACTGATTCCGTTGTGTCATCCGCTGATGTTGACCTCGGTAAAAGTCGAGCTGACGGCCGAGCACCCTGACGCCGTACGCATTCGCGCGCGCTGCAAACTGGCCGGCCAGACCGGTGTGGAAATGGAAGCGCTGACCGCCGCGAGCGTGGCCGCGCTCACGCTCTACGATATGTGCAAGGCCGTGGACAAGGGCATGGTCATCGAGGCCACGCGTCTGCTCGAAAAAACCGGTGGCAAGAGCGGGCACTACCGCGTGGAGGACCAGCCATGA
- the ahpF gene encoding alkyl hydroperoxide reductase subunit F: MLDANLKKQLDTYLQNIVNPIKISVSADDSAKSRELLDLAGEITGMSAKIDMTRADDARIPSMAIGPDNGEAPRVRFAGLPMGHEFTSLVLALLQAGGHPSKADAALQEQIRNLEGEFHFETYISLSCQNCPDVVQALNLMAVLNPNITHTMIDGALFQSEVEERQIMAVPSVYLNGSPFGQGRMTLAEIVNKVDSGAARRKAAELTQKAPFDVLVIGGGPAGAAAAIYAARKGIRTGIVAERFGGQVMDTVGIENFISVPYTEGPKLVANLEQHVKDYEVDLMTEQKASKLTSGDFIELELESGAVLTSRSVILATGARWREMNVPGEQEYRGKGVAYCPHCDGPLFKGKRVAVIGGGNSGIEAAIDLAGIVEHVTVLEFADTLRADEVLQRKARSMKNIDIIKNAQTTEVRGDGNKVVGLNYTDRESGESKQVDVAGIFVQIGLIPNTDWLKGGEVKLSRFGEIEVDARGATSVPGVFAAGDVATVPYKQIVIAMGSGSTAALSAFDYLIRTPLPAAVAGQHLERETVGSAEYS; this comes from the coding sequence ATGTTGGACGCGAATCTGAAGAAGCAACTCGACACCTACCTGCAGAATATCGTTAATCCGATCAAGATCAGCGTGTCCGCCGACGACAGCGCCAAGTCGCGCGAACTGCTGGATCTCGCCGGCGAGATCACCGGCATGTCGGCCAAGATCGACATGACGCGTGCCGATGACGCGCGCATTCCAAGCATGGCAATCGGGCCGGACAATGGCGAAGCACCCCGTGTGCGCTTCGCAGGTCTGCCGATGGGCCACGAATTCACGTCGCTGGTACTGGCGCTGTTGCAGGCCGGCGGACATCCTTCCAAGGCTGATGCCGCTCTTCAGGAGCAGATTCGCAACCTGGAAGGCGAGTTTCATTTCGAAACCTATATCTCGCTGTCGTGCCAGAACTGTCCGGATGTAGTCCAGGCGTTGAACCTGATGGCAGTCCTGAACCCGAACATCACTCACACGATGATCGACGGTGCCCTGTTCCAGAGTGAAGTCGAAGAGCGCCAGATCATGGCCGTGCCGTCGGTGTACTTGAACGGCAGCCCCTTCGGGCAGGGACGCATGACACTCGCGGAAATCGTCAACAAGGTCGATTCAGGTGCCGCCCGCCGCAAGGCAGCAGAGCTGACGCAGAAGGCGCCGTTCGACGTACTGGTGATCGGCGGCGGCCCCGCCGGCGCAGCTGCTGCGATCTATGCAGCGCGCAAAGGCATCCGTACCGGCATTGTGGCCGAGCGCTTCGGTGGACAGGTCATGGATACCGTCGGCATCGAGAACTTCATTTCGGTGCCCTACACCGAAGGTCCGAAGCTGGTCGCCAATCTCGAGCAGCATGTGAAAGATTATGAAGTCGATCTGATGACCGAGCAGAAGGCGTCCAAACTGACCAGCGGCGATTTCATCGAGCTGGAACTTGAAAGCGGTGCGGTGCTGACCAGCCGCTCGGTGATTCTTGCTACCGGCGCCCGGTGGCGCGAGATGAACGTGCCTGGCGAGCAGGAATACCGCGGCAAGGGCGTTGCCTACTGCCCCCACTGTGACGGCCCGCTGTTCAAGGGCAAGCGTGTAGCGGTAATCGGCGGTGGCAATTCGGGTATCGAAGCTGCCATCGACCTGGCCGGTATCGTTGAGCATGTCACTGTGCTGGAATTCGCCGACACCCTGCGTGCGGACGAAGTACTGCAGCGCAAGGCGCGCTCGATGAAGAACATCGACATCATCAAGAACGCCCAGACCACCGAAGTACGTGGCGATGGCAACAAGGTGGTGGGCTTGAACTACACCGACCGCGAGTCTGGCGAGAGCAAGCAGGTCGATGTGGCGGGTATCTTTGTGCAGATCGGTCTGATCCCCAACACCGACTGGCTCAAGGGTGGTGAGGTCAAGCTGTCGCGCTTCGGCGAGATCGAAGTCGACGCCCGCGGCGCCACCTCGGTACCGGGCGTATTCGCCGCTGGGGACGTAGCCACCGTGCCGTACAAGCAGATCGTCATTGCCATGGGCTCGGGCTCCACTGCCGCACTGAGCGCCTTCGATTATCTGATCCGCACTCCGCTGCCTGCCGCGGTAGCTGGTCAGCATCTCGAGCGTGAAACGGTTGGCTCGGCCGAGTACAGCTAA
- a CDS encoding CBS domain-containing protein, producing the protein MLKIVKVREYMTGDLICFSPETDLAKAIETLVRQRISGGPVVNADKQLVGMLSESDCLKGILTGSYFEEASVRVGEVMSTVVDTIEADADIIKAAEQFVSRGIRRLPVLDGGRLVGQISRRDVLRAVNSFNLQGAPK; encoded by the coding sequence ATGCTCAAGATAGTGAAAGTACGTGAATACATGACGGGTGACCTGATCTGCTTTTCCCCGGAAACCGACCTGGCCAAGGCCATAGAAACGCTGGTGCGCCAGCGCATATCCGGCGGACCGGTGGTCAATGCGGACAAGCAACTGGTAGGGATGCTGTCCGAAAGCGATTGCCTCAAGGGTATTCTTACCGGCAGTTACTTCGAGGAAGCCAGTGTCCGTGTTGGAGAAGTGATGTCCACTGTGGTCGACACCATCGAAGCCGACGCGGACATCATCAAGGCCGCCGAGCAGTTCGTCAGCCGGGGAATCCGTCGGCTGCCGGTGCTTGACGGAGGGCGGCTGGTCGGCCAGATCAGCCGGCGCGACGTGCTGCGGGCAGTCAACTCGTTCAATCTTCAGGGCGCTCCGAAATGA
- a CDS encoding methyl-accepting chemotaxis protein gives MNLRNFSIATRLAAGFAVIALIVVLLGMLATREMGEIRDDVVLLEETWVPGMQQIGAFNQNYLRFRIYTMRVIMATNPADIGPLREELANLQKNLIEAENAFDSLTDDPTMQRAFDVYRQGRVQYMAVQEQIVQLAADGRDVEAEAMLTERLNPIASTVTAALIDLERKVAEGADTAARRALDVYAAAFRQTVAFIIAAVLLTIALAYLITRSIVAPIREAVEASEVVAAGDLTRTIKSVGKDESARLLQALATMQLQLRNTIQGIANSSNQLAAAAEELNAVTEDASRGLQRQNDEVQQAATAVNEMTAAVEEVARNAVSTSEQSKETSQIAGEGQQQVSRTVTSIDKLSGTIQSTATEVQELADKAQNISRVLDVIRAIAEQTNLLALNAAIEAARAGEQGRGFAVVADEVRALAHRTQQSTTEIEEMIGTIQQGTERAVEAMGISKTMAGSTLEQATAAGEALTRITSAIVQINERNLVIASASEEQAAVAREVDRNLVNIRDLSTQSAAGAEQTSSSSRELSRLAVELNDLVNRFRI, from the coding sequence ATGAATCTTAGAAACTTTTCCATTGCAACCAGACTGGCTGCAGGCTTTGCAGTGATCGCGCTCATCGTGGTGTTGCTCGGCATGCTAGCAACCCGAGAAATGGGCGAAATCCGCGATGACGTCGTTTTGCTCGAGGAAACCTGGGTTCCGGGTATGCAGCAGATCGGCGCTTTCAACCAGAACTACCTGCGTTTTCGGATTTATACGATGCGCGTGATCATGGCAACCAACCCCGCCGATATCGGGCCGTTGCGTGAAGAACTCGCGAACCTGCAGAAAAACCTCATCGAAGCAGAAAACGCGTTTGATTCGTTGACTGACGATCCGACAATGCAACGGGCGTTCGATGTCTATCGGCAGGGGCGTGTACAGTACATGGCTGTTCAGGAGCAGATAGTCCAGCTCGCTGCAGATGGTCGTGACGTCGAAGCGGAAGCGATGCTGACTGAGCGCCTGAATCCCATTGCCAGTACCGTGACCGCGGCCCTGATTGATCTGGAGCGCAAGGTCGCGGAAGGGGCGGATACCGCTGCACGGCGTGCACTGGACGTTTACGCAGCCGCGTTTCGCCAGACGGTGGCATTCATCATAGCCGCCGTGCTGCTAACCATCGCTCTGGCGTATCTCATCACCCGCAGTATCGTTGCTCCGATACGCGAAGCGGTCGAAGCTAGTGAGGTAGTCGCCGCCGGGGATCTGACCCGCACCATCAAGAGCGTCGGCAAGGACGAATCAGCCCGGCTGTTGCAAGCGCTGGCTACCATGCAGCTCCAACTGCGCAACACCATTCAGGGTATTGCCAACTCGTCGAACCAGCTTGCCGCTGCAGCCGAAGAGCTCAACGCGGTGACTGAAGACGCCAGCCGCGGTCTGCAACGTCAGAATGATGAAGTCCAGCAGGCGGCCACGGCTGTCAACGAGATGACCGCTGCGGTGGAAGAGGTGGCACGCAATGCGGTTTCCACCTCGGAGCAGTCGAAGGAGACCTCGCAGATTGCTGGCGAAGGGCAGCAGCAGGTCAGCCGCACCGTGACCAGCATCGACAAGCTTTCCGGCACCATCCAGTCAACCGCCACCGAAGTCCAGGAACTGGCCGACAAGGCGCAGAACATCAGCCGCGTTCTGGACGTGATCCGCGCCATTGCCGAGCAGACCAACCTGCTGGCGCTCAACGCAGCTATCGAAGCAGCGCGCGCCGGAGAACAGGGCCGAGGCTTTGCGGTGGTGGCAGATGAGGTTCGCGCTCTGGCTCATCGCACTCAGCAGTCGACGACCGAAATCGAAGAGATGATCGGCACCATCCAGCAAGGTACCGAGCGCGCAGTCGAGGCGATGGGTATCAGCAAGACCATGGCTGGTAGTACCCTGGAGCAGGCGACTGCCGCGGGCGAAGCGCTGACCCGGATCACCTCGGCGATCGTACAGATCAACGAACGTAACCTGGTGATCGCCAGTGCCTCGGAGGAGCAGGCTGCTGTCGCCCGTGAAGTGGATCGCAACCTGGTCAACATCCGCGACCTGTCGACCCAGTCAGCGGCTGGCGCGGAGCAGACCAGCAGCTCCAGCCGTGAGCTCTCCCGTCTGGCAGTGGAGCTCAACGACCTGGTCAATCGCTTCCGCATCTGA
- the ahpC gene encoding alkyl hydroperoxide reductase subunit C yields MYINTEVKPFQATAFHNGNFIEVSDADLKGKWSVFFFYPADFTFVCPTELGDVADHYEEFKKLGVEIYSVSTDTHFTHKAWHDSSETIGKIQYPMIGDPTGTITRNFGVMRENQGLADRGTFVVDPDGIIQAIEITAEGIGRDAQDLLRKVKAAQYVAAHPGEVCPAKWKEGEATLAPSLDLVGKI; encoded by the coding sequence ATGTACATCAATACTGAAGTCAAGCCATTCCAGGCCACCGCGTTCCATAACGGTAACTTCATTGAAGTGAGCGACGCTGACCTGAAGGGCAAGTGGTCCGTATTCTTCTTCTATCCGGCCGACTTCACCTTCGTGTGCCCGACCGAACTGGGTGACGTGGCTGACCATTACGAAGAATTCAAGAAGCTGGGCGTCGAGATCTACTCGGTCTCCACCGATACCCACTTCACCCACAAGGCCTGGCACGATTCCTCCGAGACCATCGGCAAGATCCAGTACCCGATGATCGGTGACCCGACTGGCACTATCACCCGCAACTTCGGTGTGATGCGTGAAAACCAGGGTCTGGCTGACCGCGGCACCTTCGTTGTCGATCCCGATGGCATCATCCAGGCCATCGAAATCACCGCCGAAGGCATCGGCCGTGACGCTCAGGATCTGCTGCGCAAGGTCAAGGCTGCCCAGTACGTAGCAGCCCACCCGGGCGAAGTCTGCCCCGCCAAGTGGAAGGAAGGCGAAGCCACTCTCGCTCCTTCGCTGGACCTGGTAGGCAAGATCTAA
- a CDS encoding acyl-CoA dehydrogenase family protein, with protein MDFTYSPRTRQLLASVQAFTQDHIVPRIAQWQREVAAGVYPVSFMDDLKALAREEGLWNLFLPALRDDEPGTRLTNLEYAPLAEAMGRVSWASEVFNCNAPDTGNMELLHMFATAPQRERWLQPLLHGEIRSAFAMTEPDVASSDASNIQTLIRREGDDYVINGRKWFITNASHPDCALLIVMGKTDSDADRHRQQSMILVPMNTPGLEVVRNIPVMNHIAPEGHSELLFRNVRVPASNLLGAEGDGFMMAQARLGPGRVHHCMRAIGMAELALELMVDRAQERRTFGRYLHQHGSISEWIARSRMEIEQARLLVLKTAWMIDEVGARGARREIAMIKAVVPQMLGNVVDRAMQVFGAMGLTPDTPLADLWIAARALRIADGPDEVHLRSVARMEFDGASERRGQSSVYLTPADMLRTGESVLV; from the coding sequence ATGGATTTCACCTACTCCCCCAGAACCCGGCAGTTGCTCGCCAGCGTGCAGGCATTCACGCAGGACCACATTGTTCCGCGCATCGCGCAATGGCAGCGGGAGGTGGCAGCAGGCGTCTACCCCGTCTCCTTCATGGACGATCTCAAGGCGCTGGCCCGCGAGGAGGGTCTGTGGAATCTGTTTCTTCCCGCATTGCGCGACGACGAGCCCGGCACCCGATTGACCAACCTCGAATACGCGCCCCTGGCCGAGGCGATGGGCCGGGTCAGCTGGGCATCGGAGGTGTTCAACTGCAACGCCCCCGACACCGGCAACATGGAGTTGCTGCACATGTTCGCCACCGCCCCTCAGCGCGAGCGTTGGCTTCAGCCGCTGCTGCACGGCGAGATCCGCTCGGCCTTCGCCATGACCGAACCGGATGTGGCATCGTCAGACGCCTCGAACATTCAGACGCTGATCCGCCGCGAGGGCGACGACTACGTCATCAACGGGCGCAAGTGGTTCATCACCAACGCGTCCCACCCGGACTGTGCGTTGCTCATCGTCATGGGCAAGACCGATTCGGACGCGGACCGGCACCGCCAGCAGAGCATGATCCTCGTACCGATGAATACGCCCGGGCTGGAGGTCGTACGCAACATCCCGGTAATGAACCACATTGCACCGGAAGGGCACAGCGAACTGCTGTTTCGCAATGTACGCGTCCCCGCCAGCAATCTGCTCGGCGCTGAAGGCGACGGCTTCATGATGGCGCAAGCCCGGCTCGGGCCGGGTCGGGTGCATCACTGCATGCGCGCAATCGGCATGGCTGAGTTGGCGCTGGAGTTGATGGTTGATCGTGCGCAGGAGCGGCGCACTTTCGGACGTTACCTGCACCAGCACGGCAGCATTTCCGAGTGGATCGCCCGGTCGCGCATGGAGATCGAGCAGGCCCGCCTGCTGGTCCTGAAGACCGCCTGGATGATCGATGAGGTCGGAGCTCGTGGGGCCCGCCGTGAAATCGCCATGATCAAGGCGGTGGTGCCGCAGATGCTCGGCAACGTTGTCGACCGGGCAATGCAGGTATTCGGCGCAATGGGCCTCACACCCGACACGCCCCTCGCTGACTTGTGGATCGCCGCACGCGCCCTGCGTATCGCCGACGGTCCGGACGAGGTTCATTTGCGCAGCGTTGCACGCATGGAGTTCGATGGTGCGAGCGAGCGGAGGGGGCAGAGCAGTGTTTATCTCACTCCGGCTGACATGTTGCGTACCGGGGAGTCAGTGCTTGTTTGA
- a CDS encoding HD-GYP domain-containing protein, with protein MLKTILTRQARVGMYVHEFCGSWLHHPFWSRRFLIKDQKMLQKILDSHVRELIIDTAKGVDLAEPPVSETDTCAVQDSGMENAGCLDEPEPAPAAATERSLSACSVADEMQRARRIVQKGKRAVIDMFTDVRMGRAIAADGLVELMDDMSASIARNPHALISLARFKRRDEYTYLHSVAVAALMIGLARKCDFDDDQVRRAGLAGLLHDLGKAAMPADILNKPGRLTEAEFAIMRTHPVEGYRLLQPWPELPADVLDVCLYHHEKVDGSGYPNKLAGDDIPLLARMGAICDVYDAITSNRPYKSGWDPAESLSQMTSWKGHFDATLLRLFMQMLGIYPVGSLVRLSSDRLAVVVEQSENSLLTPKLSVFYSIKLRQALPAKLLDLSQPAVKEVIVSRESPEQWGFTGLEKLWLAD; from the coding sequence ATGCTCAAAACGATTCTCACCCGCCAAGCGCGCGTTGGCATGTATGTGCACGAGTTTTGCGGCTCGTGGTTGCATCACCCGTTCTGGTCCCGCCGTTTTCTGATCAAGGATCAGAAGATGCTGCAGAAGATTCTCGACAGCCATGTTCGCGAACTCATCATCGATACCGCCAAGGGAGTCGATCTGGCAGAACCGCCTGTCAGCGAAACGGACACCTGTGCTGTGCAGGACTCGGGAATGGAAAACGCCGGCTGCTTAGACGAGCCCGAACCGGCGCCTGCCGCAGCGACGGAGCGTTCCCTCTCAGCCTGCAGCGTGGCGGATGAAATGCAGCGCGCCAGACGCATCGTGCAGAAGGGCAAGCGCGCGGTCATAGATATGTTCACTGACGTGCGCATGGGCCGCGCCATCGCCGCTGACGGGCTGGTCGAGCTGATGGACGACATGTCCGCTTCGATTGCGCGCAATCCCCACGCACTGATCAGCCTCGCGCGGTTCAAGCGGCGCGACGAGTACACCTATCTGCACTCGGTTGCGGTCGCGGCGCTGATGATCGGGCTCGCGCGAAAGTGCGATTTTGATGACGATCAGGTGCGACGTGCCGGGCTTGCCGGCTTGCTGCATGATCTGGGCAAGGCGGCCATGCCAGCAGATATCCTCAATAAACCGGGTCGGCTTACAGAAGCCGAGTTCGCGATCATGCGTACGCATCCCGTCGAGGGGTACCGGCTGTTACAGCCCTGGCCCGAACTCCCTGCCGACGTGCTCGACGTCTGCCTCTACCATCATGAGAAGGTCGACGGGTCAGGGTATCCGAACAAGCTGGCCGGCGACGATATTCCGTTGCTGGCCCGAATGGGCGCAATTTGCGACGTCTACGACGCCATTACCTCTAACAGGCCGTACAAGAGCGGTTGGGACCCGGCGGAATCGCTCAGTCAGATGACCAGCTGGAAGGGCCACTTCGACGCGACACTGCTGCGCCTGTTCATGCAGATGCTGGGCATCTACCCGGTGGGCTCCCTGGTGCGCCTGAGTTCGGATCGCCTGGCCGTCGTCGTCGAGCAGTCGGAAAACTCGCTGCTTACGCCCAAGCTGAGCGTGTTCTATTCGATCAAGCTGCGTCAGGCGCTGCCGGCCAAGCTGCTGGATCTCTCCCAGCCGGCGGTGAAGGAAGTCATCGTCTCGCGTGAGTCGCCGGAGCAGTGGGGTTTTACCGGCCTGGAGAAGTTGTGGCTGGCCGATTGA